A portion of the Scleropages formosus chromosome 13, fSclFor1.1, whole genome shotgun sequence genome contains these proteins:
- the maml1 gene encoding mastermind-like protein 1, whose protein sequence is MADYVVPRHSAVMERLRRRIELFRRHHSSCEGRYDSTALERLELERQHTFALHQRCLQSKAKRSSKHRQAPPAVPEQGGPAGAGAAAAEGSESAPGGEHSRSSTLIALQDTVKRKLENAGSPGGEANGFGEVYPSSKQSCLEESRGGVNGVPPTSPLESKLGVNGEALQSNGKCQQGAEQKGSALHPMARAQDSDLRLREMKQEPVDDFLPCVLPPGGTVGNNNLLPDLNLNEQEWRELMAEFDYDDIEDIFNEGFDERRDPLPQTPAPPDPVNIKAEFSPASVAFDQEPRRASPQVRPTSCGPPLRVNSPITSTAPSPALSASQTTRQLSQNLPLPGPPSTDLSPAQQLQQLAAREQQRAQLMQTQQQQQQQQQQQQQAAKFHTSNHQANQQAPWTQPTPSQSQLASAYSLEKQTNPALYQQDFSSSKPLTSNLLNKSSPKAGAGSYQQGGGHTVLNQAPLLDYASTRPLSHFQANTGPRGPTATPLNTPTQNKAALLSLLRQQAKQKAGMPFRPPLPLAQDQSSYQSAPHMQGPANAMAAQSQSNSMAAGHGNASYLGGPAVSLEQQKSFHLGQRQHLLAQQEKRQQLQRHLTRPPPQYQDQQNQQNSQNPFQQQDVSQFPGSSQQMSGMGPLGGPNPGGQRMFPQTQNMMGVGVGQSGGPTSVAPSATGLADMGLPSCGGGGLDNVQQALYSNMHSLPSQPAVVNSAPLQRQPSTAMTTGYRQNLLAQQHAKGQPSSALLKQQQQQQHLARMPTSMPNAMANGMVNTMPSTNPTSVPSAISSSLPTSMPSSIPNAMPTAMPSSMPSAMTNAMPNAMSGSLTNPMSSPLPTSLQNSMSTQSQSWQPHPSMQQTLGQQAAAGNGGMQAFSSSAYHMQPRLPKLPSSTPFSQASLNNGRPHATMSSTQVMGSLPQSRTNMALGSQPLRPLAPPHRALAPAPQKQQLLPGMNGPVPDMAAFGQVQGSQVGSHTNLQCSQSYQVNRTANHELPFGYNDQSGSSLPSFPEESDLMDSLLKSHSSQEWMDELDKLLAGHQ, encoded by the exons ATGGCCGACTACGTGGTGCCGCGACACAGCGCGGTCATGGAGCGCCTCCGCCGCCGGATAGAGCTCTTCAGGCGGCATCACAGCAGCTGCGAGGGCCGCTACGACAGCACGGCGCTGGAGCGCCTGGAACTGGAGCGCCAGCACACGTTCGCGCTGCACCAGCGCTGCCTGCAGAGTAAGGCCAAGCGCTCGAGCAAGCACAGGCAGGCTCCGCCGGCGGTGCCCGAGCAGGGTGGGCCCGCTGGAGCtggagccgccgccgccgaggGCTCCGAGAGCGCGCCCGGCGGCGagcacagcaggagcagcactCTGATCGCG CTCCAGGATACAGTGAAGCGGAAGCTGGAGAATGCAGGCTCTCCGGGTGGGGAGGCGAATGGCTTTGGGGAGGTATACCCAAGCTCCAAGCAGTCCTGTCTGGAGGAAAGCCGAGGTGGGGTCAATGGAGTCCCGCCCACTTCGCCGCTCGAGAGCAAGCTTGGAGTTAATGGAGAAGCACTGCAGTCAAATGGGAAGTGCCAACAGGGGGCTGAACAAAAAGGCAGTGCGTTACACCCGATGGCTCGTGCCCAAGATTCTGACCTCAGGCTGAGGGAGATGAAGCAGGAGCCCGTGGATGACTTTTTGCCTTGTGTGCTGCCCCCTGGTGGAACTGTTGGAAACAACAACCTTCTTCCTGACCTCAACCTCAACGAGCAGGAATGGAGGGAGTTGATGGCAGAGTTCGACTATGACGACATTGAGGACATTTTTAATGAGGGCTTTGATGAGCGTAGGGATCCCCTGCCCCAGACACCTGCACCCCCTGACCCGGTAAATATCAAGGCAGAGTTTTCCCCTGCCTCAGTGGCCTTTGACCAAGAACCCCGTAGAGCCTCTCCCCAGGTGCGCCCCACTTCCTGTGGACCACCTTTGCGTGTCAATTCACCCATCACCAGCACTGCTCCCTCCCCTGCCTTATCTGCCTCTCAAACTACCAGACAGCTTTCCCAGAATTTGCCACTGCCTGGACCTCCATCCACAGACCTGTCACCTGCACAGCAGTTGCAGCAGTTGGCTGCACGGGAGCAGCAGAGAGCGCAGCTGATgcaaacacaacaacaacaacaacaacagcagcagcagcagcaacaggctGCCAAGTTTCACACCTCAAACCACCAAGCCAACCAACAGGCACCATGGACCCAGCCCACACCTTCTCAGAGCCAACTGGCAAGTGCCTACAGCCTGGAGAAGCAAACAAATCCAGCCCTCTACCAGCAGGATTTCTCAAGCTCCAAGCCGTTGACATCAAACTTGCTGAACAAGAGCTCCCCAAAAGCAGGTGCTGGGAGCTACCAGCAAGGTGGGGGGCACACTGTGCTGAACCAGGCCCCACTCTTAGATTATGCCAGTACGAGACCTCTCTCTCACTTCCAGGCAAACACGGGGCCTCGGGGTCCCACGGCCACACCCCtcaacacacccacacagaacAAAGCAGCACTCCTGTCCCTGCTGCGACAGCAAGCCAAGCAAAAGGCAGGAATGCCATTCCGCCCCCCGCTGCCCCTTGCTCAG GACCAAAGCTCGTACCAGTCAGCGCCCCACATGCAAGGTCCAGCTAATGCCATGGCAGCCCAGTCCCAAAGCAACTCGATGGCAGCGGGCCATGGCAATGCATCGTACCTGGGAGGCCCAGCTGTCTCCTTGGAGCAGCAGAAGAGTTTCCATCTGGGGCAGCGGCAACATCTCCTGGCCCAGCAG GAGAAACGGCAACAGCTGCAGAGGCATCTGACCCGCCCACCGCCCCAGTACCAGGACCAGCAGAACCAGCAAAACTCACAGAACCCCTTCCAGCAACAGGATGTTTCCCAGTTCCCTG GCTCCTCCCAGCAGATGAGCGGTATGGGTCCATTAGGAGGCCCCAATCCAGGGGGGCAGCGCATGTTCCCACAGACGCAAAACATGATGGGAGTAGGGGTGGGGCAGAGTGGAGGTCCCACTTCTGTGGCCCCTTCTGCCACTGGCCTTGCAGATATGGGGCTTCCTTCATGTGGAGGGGGCGGGTTAGACAATGTGCAGCAAGCCCTTTATAGCAACATGCATTCCCTCCCTAGCCAGCCAGCTGTGGTCAACTCTGCCCCCCTGCAGAGGCAGCCTTCCACAGCCATGACAACGGGCTACAGGCAAAACCTGCTGGCTCAGCAGCATGCTAAGGGCCAGCCAAGCTCTGCACTGCtcaagcagcagcaacagcagcaacacctgGCCCGCATGCCAACCTCCATGCCCAACGCAATGGCCAATGGCATGGTTAACACCATGCCGAGCACTAACCCCACATCTGTGCCCAGTGCTATATCCAGTTCTCTGCCTACTTCCATGCCCAGCTCTATCCCTAATGCTATGCCTACTGCCATGCCTAGCTCTATGCCCAGTGCCATGACTAATGCTATGCCTAATGCTATGTCTGGCTCCTTGACTAATCCTATGTCTAGTCCATTGCCAACCTCCCTGCAAAACTCCATGTCCACACAGAGCCAGTCTTGGCAACCCCACCCAAGCATGCAGCAGACCTTGGGGCAGCAGGCTGCTGCTGGCAATGGGGGCATGCAGGCTTTCAGCAGCAGTGCCTACCACATGCAACCACGCCTTCCTAAGCTGCCCAGCAGCACACCTTTCTCACAAGCTAGCCTAAACAACGGACGCCCTCATGCCACCATGAGCTCCACCCAAGTTATGGGCAGCCTTCCTCAGTCGCGGACCAACATGGCCCTTGGTTCTCAGCCTCTCCGCCCCTTGGCCCCACCGCACAGGGCTCTGGCCCCTGCCCCCCAGAAGCAGCAGTTGTTGCCGGGCATGAATGGGCCTGTGCCTGACATGGCTGCTTTTGGCCAGGTCCAGGGCAGTCAGGTGGGCAGTCACACCAACCTGCAGTGTAGTCAGAGTTACCAGGTGAACAGGACTGCCAACCACGAACTACCCTTTGGGTATAATGACCAGTCGGGGAGTAGTTTACCGAGCTTCCCTGAGGAAAGTGACCTTATGGACTCACTGCTGAAGAGCCACTCATCACAAGAGTGGATGGATGAGCTTGACAAGTTACTGGCTGGTCACCAGTGA
- the ltc4s gene encoding leukotriene C4 synthase isoform X1, producing the protein MLEEVVCVAAVTVLGVLEQAYFSLQVIYARRKYSVSPPATAGPPEFERVFRAQANCSEYFPIFIVVLWVSGAFFSQAVSSGLGLLYLYGRYRYFKGYSASAQGRLAPLYFSAKVLWMLVGLSGLGVFNVVAKLYLGLDLLQLMTDIFT; encoded by the exons ATGCTCGAGGAAGTGGTGTGCGTGGCGGCCGTCACGGTGCTGGGCGTGCTGGAGCAAG CCTACTTCTCCCTGCAGGTGATCTACGCCCGGCGGAAGTACTCCGTCTCCCCTCCAGCCACCGCGGGACCCCCCGAGTTTGAGCGAGTCTTCAGGGCGCA AGCGAACTGCTCTGAATACTTTCCCATCTTCATCGTCGTCCTCTGGGTGTCCGGTGCCTTCTTCAGCCAAG ctGTGTCCTCCGGCCTGGGGCTGCTCTACCTGTACGGACGATACCGGTACTTCAAAGGCTATTCGGCATCTGCGCAGGGAAG GTTGGCACCGCTCTACTTCAGCGCCAAAGTGCTCTGGATGCTCGTCGGACTGTCCGGCCTCGGCGTCTTCAATGTCGTCGCCAAGCTCTATCTGGGGCTGGACCTCCTGCAGCTGATGACTGACATCTTCACCTGA
- the ltc4s gene encoding uncharacterized protein ltc4s isoform X2, with the protein MLEEVVCVAAVTVLGVLEQAYFSLQVIYARRKYSVSPPATAGPPEFERVFRAHCVLRPGAALPVRTIPVLQRLFGICAGKVGTALLQRQSALDARRTVRPRRLQCRRQALSGAGPPAADD; encoded by the exons ATGCTCGAGGAAGTGGTGTGCGTGGCGGCCGTCACGGTGCTGGGCGTGCTGGAGCAAG CCTACTTCTCCCTGCAGGTGATCTACGCCCGGCGGAAGTACTCCGTCTCCCCTCCAGCCACCGCGGGACCCCCCGAGTTTGAGCGAGTCTTCAGGGCGCA ctGTGTCCTCCGGCCTGGGGCTGCTCTACCTGTACGGACGATACCGGTACTTCAAAGGCTATTCGGCATCTGCGCAGGGAAG GTTGGCACCGCTCTACTTCAGCGCCAAAGTGCTCTGGATGCTCGTCGGACTGTCCGGCCTCGGCGTCTTCAATGTCGTCGCCAAGCTCTATCTGGGGCTGGACCTCCTGCAGCTGATGACTGA